CCTACTTGGCTACTCAACATTTATCTTATCACAACTACTGGTACATAGAGGTGCGTTCTTCTTGGTCTTTTCATACTAAGAAAAAGTTTTTTCAATGCTCTAATACTCACATGAGATATGAACCGAACTGTCTCACCACGCATTGGGTTCGTAttaagttcaaaatttaaaatatcaattaaCTTGCAAAAAGTGAAAGTAGAGAAAATTCACTCTTTGCCTTATTCTCTGTCTTGTTTTTCCACTTTAAGACCCTTTTTCTTCTCTACTTTCACTTTTCCCCCCTTTTGTTTACTAAAATTAATCTacttaaaattgaatttttaattttttattattattattataagaggtatattacataaaatttataaacacTCTCCTATTTCAGTGTCTTAATTAATCAAATGTTTAGTAGGTATGTATGTTCTAAATATCCATCCATATCAATTTACCACACTTTTTTAACGCCTTGAAACATTTGACATCTTTGTACTAATTAGTTAATAATAGTATTCAATACAACTTTCGATCCTCCGCTTGTAAAATTATTGTAGACTTGTAATAATAGAACTTTCACTAATATCAAGAACTTGTTTGGAAAAGAGAGCAAAATCTAATTCTTAACTTTTGAAAAATCATTTACGCTATAAATTCATGTTACGAATCTTTAAATATGAAAAGAACCCATGACAATAAAAAGGAAGTTATCCGGCACTTGTGCTAGTGGGAGGCAGCAGATACTTGATGAATCAGTCGAGGTGTGCACAAGCAAAAGGAGCACAAAAGGGAAATATCATCAAACAGAAGGCTATAGACATAACAAGGAAAACAAGATTTGCAGCCAATGCCAAATTGAGAAGAGAGTTAGCTTTCTGCTGAGTGAACCAAGTTTAGCTCGCCCAATGGCGCAGTGGAAAAAGAATGATAACTTTAAGTGCAACTACACCTAGAGTTGTGAAGGTGAGTTAGAGCGTAAAGCCTTACCGTGTTCCAAAGAAAGAAGCATTTATGTCTCTCCCTCGCGGATATTCTCCACAGAGGGGGCCGGCTGAATCAGTacatttatggacttaaacaagcatcGCAAAAAACCAAAGGTATGTGCTACTAGGACAACCCAACATTGAGTCAAGACTCAACTAACAGCTAGGTTTGCGCCAAAGAAGAATCACCAATATAAAACAAGCAAAAAACACAGTACAAAATAAGAACTAAACAGCAATACCAATTCTGGTGGCTGGCTATCCACACAAAATCACATCTAGTCATGAACATAAAAACTGATGAAGAATTAACATCCAACTCATATTACATGAAACGACTGCAATGACAAGTATTCCTTGCCTCGTCTCAAATTGTGCTCACTACCCttgttttctttcaaatctaTTCAAGATTAAGATCCCAAATGGACCCAGAGATCATGGGTCATGTTTATCTCCGACTACAAAGACAGTAAATTCACTAGTGAAAGCTAGGATCGAAGGTGGTTGTATGGTACAGGTTTTAACAGACAACTCAAGAGCTATAAAATATCCTAATGCACGGATGGTTAGACTTGCTTTAAAGCTTGTTATTGTTGCAAAGGAAGAACAAGGGAGAAGTTTAGAAACGGTCCACTAAAACCAATGGAATAAGGATTCACAGATGCAAATCATGATTAGAACCAATCAAGCATTCAACGGTGGATGAACAAAACAGAGACATTGACAATGAAGCAGTGTCATTTCTCAAACTGCTCTTTACAGCTATAATCCTCTATGCAGCAAAGTTTCCTATGTAACCTCTGTCTCTTCCACCTCGAAGTCCCAACACATATCAAGCACATTTGTTTTGTAAAAGGACAGCTCATATCAAACACACACATCATGGAAATTTCAAAAGAATTGAAGACAAAATCACAAAGCATTGTTCTCACTTCCATTCTTGATTAAATGAACTATGATATCATGTCGTTCGATTCAATTACCTGCTGAAAATTCAAGAGCCTTAGCACCAATTCCCTTCTGACATACAAAAAAGAATTCCTTTCCCGAAACAAATTGCTACTTCACAACTCATATAACAATAAACCTATGCAAACCAGACAAACTTAATCGAAACATCTAGTAAGCTAAAACAATTATGTAACTAGTAACAGATAGAGTAAAACATTTTCCATCATACCTCAACAGAACCAAAGCCTTATTCTGTTCAACCTTTTGAGCTAGCTCTCTCATTCTCCGCCCTCTGTGCAAAAACCTTCGTTGCAATCATGTTCTCATCGAAATACCTAGCATAAGGATGCCCTTGTGGTACAAGTCTTCGATACTTCTCAAAACACTTCTCAGCCTCCTTGTTTTTCCTCAATAATGTGTATATTATTCCTTGACACAAGTAAGGCCTGAAATCCCTAGGCTCATCTTTAACCAACTCCTGATAAACCTTCAAAGCATCATCATATTTCCCTTCGATCACCCGAATTTGTGCAAGCAATAGCTTAAAATCCCTCAAGTCACTCTTTTTATTCTCCTTCTTACACAATTTAATCCCTTCCTCAACCTTCTTCTCGATTTCCATCAATTCCTCAATCGAATCATCTTGTGAAGCTGCCATAACCAATCCATGATAAGCCTCGACGCGAAAAGGGTCTTTCTTTAATATTTCATTGAACCCAACTTTAGCCAATTCAATCTCCCCAAAGTTCACATACAAATGGGATTTCAACAATGGCCATTCTGTCTCATTCGGTTCGAGTTCAATCAACCTATCGATAATGCTAATAGCATCAAGCATTTTCTTGTTCTTTATCCGAATTTCCATCAAATTCCTTAAAGCTTCCACATCATCCGGGTGTGTAACCAGATGttcttcaattgctctttcccTTTCCTCCTCTGAAACTGCATCCCTTAAATCAGTTTCCATAGCCGACGACGGAGTAAAAGCTTGGTTAGCAAGTACAGGTTTCGGAAACACAAAGAATCTTGCGAATACAAGGGTAGTGGCCGTAATTGTAGCAATTAGCGTTGGCTTAACGAATGAAAATGGGTTATGGGGTTGTTCGTTAGGGATTTGAGGGATAAGGGGTTTTGGGATTTTAGaattttgtgaagaagaagaagaagaagggtaAAATGGTGGAGGTGAGGTTTTGAAGGAGAGACAAGAAATGGGTTTAGCATAAATTGGACGATGAAGATGATGAAACTGTTTATGAATTTGGTTTGTTTTGGAAGTGACAGGGTTTAATGTTGTCATGGTGTTAGGGTTTAACAAAAGGTtttggtgaagaagaagaagaagatagtgTAGGAGCTCTTAAACCCTAACGATAATGGCGGAATTTACAGTGTAGAGAAAGCTTGAGAATGGAGATACGCATAATTGACTCAATGTATTGGGCTTTTGCTTTAGGCCCATCAAATGGctagactttttttttttttgttgataattTTACACAAATCCGATAGcgttaaaaattaattacattATATCCCTAGtctttttaaaattacaaaaatttcttaaatttaaagatttcggatacatcactcaaCGTCCCAATACATCGTGTTCCAATTTTAGATACATCGCTCAATGTTCTGATATATCGTGCCTCGATacattatcttttttttatataagacACACTTGTCCCGATACATCGCAagagtgatgtatccgagaatAGGAGAGaatggaatttttgtaatttttttcaaatggtagggaattttagagaatatcttaaaataagttgtgtttttagttgttgttttttttgtttcccACCGGTGTTCGAAATCCGCATCGAAGTCCTAACTAAATTCGAATCGTGCACTGCATAACCCATTCGAGGGTGACGCTCTCAACAAATTTTTCTCTATACCCAAAATCATAATCTGAGACCTCTGATTAAATATATAGCAGTCCAATCACTACAACACAATCTATGTTGCCATGATTGTGTAGGCATGTGGTCTCTAAAAAGGTAAAAAGAGTTTGGAAAAACTACTAATTATACAAACATTCCTATTATATTTACTactttttcttataatttaaaataattatatatcaacttactaattaataatttcgtATTTTCAAATCAGATACATTTAAGGGTAAGACGATTAACTGGGCTTGTTAGGGCTACGCCTAATTGACCCAATTTACTGGGCTTTTGCTTTAGGCCCATCAAGTCATGATTGTGGGCCTGTGGCCTTCATAAGAGGCGATCTTCATTTTTTTAGATGGTACTTGCCTACTTGGATTGATTTGTTTTAAgttacttatgatttttaagtttttttttttaaaaaattattattagagGTGTTTGGGAAAGATAAAAAATACTTTGAAGTACTTACATTTagattaaaagtaaaaaaataagttaaaagtcaAAAATTAATCGACCAACTTATGATTTTAAGGAATAAATTTCTTGAATAGTCACtcatatttgaaaaattatctaaagctaAAAAGTATGCCTAATGGGCTACAAAAGATATTCCCGATAAATTTTTTAGTTAAGATCAtttacttaaaaaaaattattaagcgGACAAAAGATCAAAAATTACATATGATcgaaattcaaattaaaatagataagTTGTAAACTTTAATTATATATGCGCATGGACTTCAGACAATTGTGACTGAATGTCAGtcatataaatatgaatttttagtaaaatgaagaaattcaaATACagtttattgtttttttttagggaaatttacataaatgtactacataaagaaaatatttatcatttgtagtaataatattatttttttactgaacacttataatataattataatacaattttaatatatattagcgagaataatttataaaactcatataatacaagttttattcattgataatatatttatcacatactttaatacacttataatacattttgtcAATtgcttaccaaacaagtataatatattgtaaaacacttataatatattaatattgcaagcataattcatttttaatacatagtagatatatcataatattgctataaatggtaataaataaaaagtatcgcaaaaatcaataattcaaatcaagaaattgAATTTCTGAACCACTTTTCTAAAGTTTGTTTTCTTCATCGAATAGCGTCCTACTTTACCACTTGACTAGAAAAAGATATTTTGGGTAGTCGTCCTTCCATGCTAAGCTAGCACGTTCAAGGAGTTAAGACTGACAGTTCGGTGATCCGTACGGCTCCGTGAGAAGGGCGGTGAGCAGAAATTTCGATCCTTCCGGTGATGCCAGAagttttattaaaaagtgttttttctagtaatttttttattttttctatataaAATTCACTAATTAAAACGAGCTATTAAACACTAGAGCTATCAAAATGGATTTGGACCGTGAGACCGGCCAAATCCAATCCTTGAATTAAGTGGGGTTTGGCTAAAAATTTTCAGCCCATTTAGGAATGAGGCTTTTTAGCCCAGCCTCATTTGGCCAACCAGCCTCATAGGCTCAATCCTCGATCCACAGAGGCCAGCCCGTGGAtcgtaaattttaaaaatatttattatatatatatattttaagtagtgttttattttgtcaaatcttCAGCAACTAGACAGCTGAAGTTATTATAACTATGAATCTTTGACTTCTTTTACTTTTGtgtttatgcctaatttttcgtttctcctttcttatttagtttatgaaaaaaacgATACTGTAATGTATGTTGTTTTAATGAATCCTATGATTATTGATTGTTGTATCTtacttattatgttattttgtaAGTATTCCACTAAAATGTATGCGATTCATGGACATGCAAATTTTTGATGTATTGGTATTGTGTTTATCAATATTCGATAATTTTTCTAGAAGACTAATATTGTCCATTTTTAGATTGAAAGGTCAATTCGTCTCAACTCGTAGCCCGTTCGGGACTGAGTTGGGCAGCTCATTTTGACAGCTCTAATAAAGACAATAACTTTAAACTTTTCACTTTCTTTTACTTACAATAAGATGATTTATTATAATTACACATAACTTGTTTTGAcaataatttccaaaaatatttcttttttttatcgAGCAACACATTTTAATTGGTACAaatggaatttttttaaaaaaaaattaacacgGTCTATTATAAATTGGCACGTGGACAATAGAACATTGCAATAACGTGTCAAACAGCTTTGCTTGTCACCATCACAAATTCCAACATtacctttatttatttattttatgagtttaAGATATATAAATCAtcgatataaataattttaatgtgAAAATATTTAAGACTTGTATTATCATTAAAAACTCACCCTTTGATTTTTAGGTTAAATTGTTTTCATCATTCACGTAATTCTTCCCTTTATAGAGAGATTATTTTGAGTACGTATTTAGTTAGCATATAgcgaatgaaaaaataaataatatttatcttaTATTGCTCCATATGTATAAAATTTAATCAACATGACTTGTGGTGCAGTGATGGACTACTCCATTCTTAATCAGATGTTTTGGATTCGAGCCATGTGTATGGAGAAAATCCTGTTGGGTGCGTCATCCCCTAATGAGCTCTGTAGTGcgtaattcaaatttaatcgggACTCCGGACATTCgatggaaaattaaaaaaatatatacaaaacttaaaacttttctcttattaatttttttaatattattcatATATGCAGGAATAAGACAACCTAGGACCATCTTCCCTTCATGAACCCTATCTTGTTGTTTTGTTACCCCTTAGAACCATTTGAATAAACTAACCATAGAGCTAGATTTGAAAGTTCACATCAAACATTATTGACCCAAGAATagaaaagaaggcaaaatttgCTAATACTtatataatactaataatataaTTGTTGTCACTTGTCATTGGAATCTTTATTAGAGGAAGAATCCAACATCATATTATGGATTCTTTGTCTTGTCGTCTCCAATTCATCATGTATTGATGATGATCTTTTTTCATCTCCCCTTTTCTTGTTGTATGCCTCAAAGAactctttgttttctttctccaattccttccacactacaaatatacaactttattattattcaagttaaTACACAAATATTCGAAATCTTAGTAACTCGGTTAGTTGACTAGGTTCAATTCTCCACTTTTTGATTCCCTATtctattttctcttttcctaCGCCTAATGtaataaagaaaatacataACACTCTCCACATTCTATTCTATTTTACCTGATACACTTTCACTTATCAGATTACAAGTCATAATTCGTAATTATAATATTGAAGCTTAATTTATACattaaactaaaattaaattttaatagtaTAAAACTTAATAATACCACAAAGGGTACCAAGGGATGGCCAAAAATCCCATTATTCTTAGGGATGGCCACTAAATACTAATATTGATAACTATATATATGAATCCTCATGATGATATCATTTAAGTTCATATCGTATcatcatcacaataaataaataaaaaatattattaaaaaaatatatataataaataataaataataaataatactaataacaataaaagtTCCCTATCAGTTTAAAACGTATTCTCAACTAGCTAGTAGCTATCACTTGTTTATATTGTTATATGCCTTCCCCTTTCCCCGTGAAATCTCGAGTAAGTATTTATATAATCTTCTCTTatataatcaagtaaataattcataaaaataattaacaccATTAATATCGACACATCTGAGATCGCTTACCCACCCAACCAACCAAACAATAAAGGCAAAGAAGAGTGACAAATTGGACTATAGTTACCTGTGGAAGTGATAATAGGCTGAATATTTGCATGTTTAGAGAGTGCATCCATGCATTCTTCTTGGTTCATGTTGAATATTATACACTCTTCTATCAAGTGTTGCACCtgcataattatattttttttaaaataacttctatatattttttatgtaaaaaaatatttatacaatcaTATCAGTCAAAAGATAATTATggtaaattaaattaattcattTGTAAAATCTATTA
This DNA window, taken from Solanum dulcamara chromosome 3, daSolDulc1.2, whole genome shotgun sequence, encodes the following:
- the LOC129882198 gene encoding protein SLOW GREEN 1, chloroplastic-like, producing the protein MTTLNPVTSKTNQIHKQFHHLHRPIYAKPISCLSFKTSPPPFYPSSSSSSQNSKIPKPLIPQIPNEQPHNPFSFVKPTLIATITATTLVFARFFVFPKPVLANQAFTPSSAMETDLRDAVSEEERERAIEEHLVTHPDDVEALRNLMEIRIKNKKMLDAISIIDRLIELEPNETEWPLLKSHLYVNFGEIELAKVGFNEILKKDPFRVEAYHGLVMAASQDDSIEELMEIEKKVEEGIKLCKKENKKSDLRDFKLLLAQIRVIEGKYDDALKVYQELVKDEPRDFRPYLCQGIIYTLLRKNKEAEKCFEKYRRLVPQGHPYARYFDENMIATKVFAQRAENERASSKG
- the LOC129881454 gene encoding uncharacterized protein LOC129881454 encodes the protein MGDSSAQYIHMVQHLIEECIIFNMNQEECMDALSKHANIQPIITSTVWKELEKENKEFFEAYNKKRGDEKRSSSIHDELETTRQRIHNMMLDSSSNKDSNDK